The genomic window CCCAATGTGAAGGTAAAGGTCTCGAGTGTGCCGATCTTCGGCGGCACGAGCAACAAGGTGCCGCCCGTCGCCGTGGCGGACGCGCCGACGGTCTATGTCAACGCCACCTGTCTGTTCGGGGGAGTTGACATCAAATGACGGCGTTTCAAAAGACGGTCAAGTACCTTGCGATGGCCTTTGCCGTCGCGCTTGCCATCGGCATTTTCTCGCTGATCGCGGGTGTGCTCGGCAGTGTGTTCGGCGGCCTGTCCGACGGCTTTGGCGGCGAGCTCATGGATGTGAGCAGGAGCTTTGACGGCGTCAGCGCCATCGACATTGACAGCGCGGCCGGCGAGCTTGTCATACTGCGCGGTGAGCGCGCCGCGGTCGAGGCGCACGATGTGACGGACAAATTCACCTGCGAGCTGAGAGACGGCGTTTTGACCATTCGCAACCGCTGGAACGGCAGAATCGGCCTGTTTGACGACCGCCACACCAAAATCACGGTGACTCTGCCGCAGGGACTTCTGGACAGCGCCGTGATCGAAAACGCGGCGGGCAAGACCACTGTTTCGGCGCTGCGCACCCGGGAGCTCACGCTGTCGGCGGGCGCGGGCGAGTGTGAGTTGGACGGTCTCTATGCCGAGAGCGGCACGATCAAGGGCGGGGCGGGCGAAATCACCATCGTCGACGCCGAGCTCTACAACATGACGCTGAGCGCCGGCGTTGGCGAAATCACCGTCGACGGAATTCTCGGCGGCGAGAGCACCGTCAAATGCGGCGTGGGCTCGGCGAGGCTCACGCTGCGCGGCAGCCCGGAGGAGTATTATCTCGACATCAGCACCGGCCTTGGCGACACGCGGATCGACGGTGTGAAAGTGTCGAATGGGAAACAGGGTGACCTGGGCGCGGAAAACCGCCTCAAGATCAAGGGCGGAGTCGGCGAAATCAGCCTCGACTTCGACTGAGATGTAGCCTGCGTGACGCGGCGCCCCGGCGCCGCGTCCTTTTGCCCGTGCCGGGGGGCGCGCCTTTTGGGCGTGCCGTATGCGGCGTGTCAACGGGGCGGCAAATCTCCGTTTGAGGGGTTGACTTCTGAAATAAAGTGTGATATGAATAGTAAAAACCGCCGGGTTTGCGTCTTTGCCCCATTCCGTTAGGCCATGAAGGGATGGAGGACAGGACGCTTTATTTTTTTTCAGAGGGGAGATACCAATGTTCAGAGAAATGAGGCGAAAAAAACAGATGCTGTCGCCCGAGCAGAGCGCTGCCGTTCTTCAGAGGGGGACATCCGGCGTGCTGGCGCTCGCCGGCGACGGCGGATACCCCTATGCCGTGCCGATCAGCTATGTGTACGACGGGGAAAAGCTGTTTTTCCACTGCGCCAAAAGCGGCCATAAGCTCGATGCAATCCGCAGAGATGCGAGGGCCTCTTTTTGTGTGATTGACGAGGATCGCATCGTGCCGCAGGAGTACACCTCTTATTTCAGAAGCGTCATTGTCTTCGGCCGCGTTTGCATTGTCGAGGACGAGAGAGAAAAACGCGCGGCAATTGAAAAACTTGCGGCCAAATATGCGCCGGCTGAGGACGCCGCCAGCCGCAAAAACGCCATTGACCGGGAGTGGGAGCCTCTTTGCATGCTCGAGATGAGCGTTGAGCACATGACCGGCAAAGAGGCCATTGAGCTTGTCCGTCAAAGACAGCAGGGCTCTTGAGCCACAGGAGATACAATCGGCCCGCCGGGGCTTTTGTCATTGTGTAGTAGGCCAGCGTTACACAGAACGCTGGCCTTTTTATTTTGTCAGGAGGATATTGTCATGTACGAGGGAAAAACACACAAGCTGTTTGCAAAGTATGCCGTTGCACAGATGATCGGTCTGCTGCTCAATTCTGTCTATATGATAGTAGATGGAATTTTTATCGGCCACCGACTGGGGACGGACGCCATGGCGGCGGCTGCCGTATCGGTTCCGCTGCTTGAAGTGCTGATCGCGCTGTCAATGGCCATAGCGTCGGGCGCGGGCATTCTGATCTCCGGCCACATCGGCCGCGGGGAAGAGAACA from Feifania hominis includes these protein-coding regions:
- a CDS encoding DUF4097 family beta strand repeat-containing protein; this encodes MTAFQKTVKYLAMAFAVALAIGIFSLIAGVLGSVFGGLSDGFGGELMDVSRSFDGVSAIDIDSAAGELVILRGERAAVEAHDVTDKFTCELRDGVLTIRNRWNGRIGLFDDRHTKITVTLPQGLLDSAVIENAAGKTTVSALRTRELTLSAGAGECELDGLYAESGTIKGGAGEITIVDAELYNMTLSAGVGEITVDGILGGESTVKCGVGSARLTLRGSPEEYYLDISTGLGDTRIDGVKVSNGKQGDLGAENRLKIKGGVGEISLDFD
- a CDS encoding pyridoxamine 5'-phosphate oxidase family protein, translating into MFREMRRKKQMLSPEQSAAVLQRGTSGVLALAGDGGYPYAVPISYVYDGEKLFFHCAKSGHKLDAIRRDARASFCVIDEDRIVPQEYTSYFRSVIVFGRVCIVEDEREKRAAIEKLAAKYAPAEDAASRKNAIDREWEPLCMLEMSVEHMTGKEAIELVRQRQQGS